The Streptomyces sp. NBC_00344 genome includes a window with the following:
- a CDS encoding DoxX family protein, which translates to MNLALWIAAGLLAAVALAGGITKTFVPKERLAAAPGGGWTGDASARFVKTLGVLEILAAAGLILPAALDIAPVLVPVTAVCWVLLMIGAMITHGRRGEAKFVMLNLIYLALAAFIAWGRFGPESFTG; encoded by the coding sequence ATGAACCTCGCGCTGTGGATCGCTGCCGGACTGCTGGCCGCAGTGGCCCTGGCCGGCGGCATCACCAAGACATTCGTGCCCAAGGAAAGACTGGCTGCGGCCCCGGGCGGGGGATGGACCGGAGACGCCAGCGCCCGCTTCGTCAAGACCCTCGGCGTCCTCGAGATCCTGGCCGCGGCAGGCCTGATCCTGCCCGCCGCCCTCGACATCGCACCGGTCCTGGTGCCGGTGACTGCCGTCTGCTGGGTCTTGCTGATGATCGGCGCGATGATCACCCACGGCCGACGCGGCGAAGCCAAGTTCGTGATGCTGAACCTGATCTATCTCGCGCTTGCAGCATTCATTGCGTGGGGCCGCTTCGGACCCGAGTCCTTCACCGGCTGA